A portion of the Streptomyces erythrochromogenes genome contains these proteins:
- the gap gene encoding type I glyceraldehyde-3-phosphate dehydrogenase: protein MTIRVGINGFGRIGRNYFRALLEQGADIEIVGVNDLTDNATLVHLLKYDTILGRLKAEVSHTDDTITVGGNTFKTFAERDPANLPWGELGADIVIESTGIFTKKADAAKHLAAGAKKVLISAPAKDEDITIVMGVNQDKYDAANHHVISNASCTTNCVAPMAKVLDENFGIVKGMMTTVHAYTNDQRILDFPHSDLRRARAAAENIIPTSTGAAKATALVLPQLKGKLDGIAMRVPVPTGSVTDLVLELDREVTKDEINAAFQKASEGQLKGILDYTEDAIVSSDIVNWPASCTFDSSLTMVQGKQVKVVGWYDNEWGYSNRLVDLTVFVGGQL, encoded by the coding sequence GGCCGCAACTACTTCCGGGCCCTCCTGGAGCAGGGAGCGGACATCGAGATCGTCGGTGTCAACGACCTGACTGACAACGCCACCCTGGTGCACCTTCTCAAGTACGACACCATTCTGGGCCGCCTCAAGGCCGAGGTGTCCCACACCGACGACACCATCACCGTCGGCGGCAACACCTTCAAGACCTTCGCCGAGCGCGACCCCGCGAACCTCCCCTGGGGCGAACTGGGCGCCGACATCGTCATCGAGTCGACCGGCATCTTCACGAAGAAGGCCGACGCCGCCAAGCACCTTGCGGCCGGCGCGAAGAAGGTCCTCATCTCGGCTCCGGCCAAGGACGAGGACATCACGATCGTGATGGGCGTCAACCAGGACAAGTACGACGCCGCCAACCACCACGTCATCTCCAACGCGTCCTGCACCACGAACTGCGTGGCGCCGATGGCGAAGGTCCTGGACGAGAACTTCGGCATCGTCAAGGGCATGATGACGACGGTCCACGCCTACACGAACGACCAGCGCATCCTGGACTTCCCGCACTCGGACCTGCGCCGCGCCCGCGCCGCCGCCGAGAACATCATCCCGACCTCCACCGGTGCCGCCAAGGCCACCGCACTGGTCCTCCCGCAGCTCAAGGGCAAGCTGGACGGCATCGCCATGCGCGTCCCGGTCCCGACCGGCTCGGTCACCGACCTCGTGCTGGAGCTCGACCGCGAGGTCACCAAGGACGAGATCAACGCCGCCTTCCAGAAGGCCTCCGAGGGCCAGCTGAAGGGCATCCTCGACTACACCGAGGACGCGATCGTCTCCTCCGACATCGTGAACTGGCCGGCGTCCTGCACCTTCGACTCCTCCCTGACCATGGTCCAGGGCAAGCAGGTCAAGGTCGTCGGCTGGTACGACAACGAGTGGGGATACTCCAACCGCCTCGTGGACCTGACGGTCTTCGTCGGCGGCCAGCTCTGA
- a CDS encoding phosphoglycerate kinase, with translation MKTIDELLAEGVKGKRVFVRADLNVPLAEGTITDDGRIRAVQPTIAKLAEAGARVIVASHLGRPKGAPEPAFSLAPAAARLGELLGTDVAFATDTVGSSAKETVAALTDGKVAVIENLRFNAGETSKDDAERGAFADQLAELADVYVGDGFGAVHRKHASVFDLPERLPHAAGQLIATEVGVLKKLTDEVKRPYVVVLGGAKVSDKLAVIDELLGKADRLLIGGGMAYTFLYAKGYEVGISLLQKDQVEKVKEYMARAESTGVELVLPVDILASTDFPDLKGKTPAEYTTVDADKIPADKEGLDIGPKTRELYASKIADAATVFWNGPLGVFEHPDYAGGTRAIAQALVDSDAFTVVGGGDSAAAVRTLGFDENAFGHISTGGGASLEYLEGKTLPGLAALEG, from the coding sequence ATGAAGACGATCGACGAACTGCTCGCCGAAGGCGTCAAGGGCAAGCGGGTCTTCGTCCGCGCGGACCTCAACGTCCCGCTCGCCGAGGGCACCATCACCGACGACGGCCGCATCCGCGCCGTCCAGCCCACGATCGCGAAGCTGGCCGAGGCCGGCGCCCGCGTCATCGTGGCCTCGCACCTGGGCCGCCCCAAGGGCGCCCCGGAGCCGGCCTTCTCGCTCGCGCCGGCCGCCGCGCGCCTCGGTGAACTGCTCGGCACGGACGTCGCGTTCGCCACCGACACCGTGGGCTCCTCCGCCAAGGAGACCGTCGCCGCCCTCACCGACGGCAAGGTCGCCGTCATCGAGAACCTGCGTTTCAACGCCGGCGAGACCTCGAAGGACGACGCCGAGCGCGGCGCCTTCGCGGACCAGCTGGCGGAGCTCGCCGACGTCTACGTCGGCGACGGCTTCGGCGCCGTCCACCGCAAGCACGCCTCGGTCTTCGACCTGCCCGAGCGGCTCCCGCACGCGGCCGGCCAGCTCATCGCCACCGAGGTCGGCGTCCTGAAGAAGCTGACGGACGAGGTCAAGCGCCCCTACGTCGTCGTCCTCGGCGGCGCCAAGGTCTCCGACAAGCTCGCCGTCATCGACGAGCTGCTCGGCAAGGCCGACCGCCTCCTGATCGGCGGCGGCATGGCCTACACCTTCCTCTACGCCAAGGGTTACGAGGTCGGCATCTCCCTGCTCCAGAAGGACCAGGTCGAAAAGGTCAAGGAATACATGGCCCGGGCCGAGTCCACCGGCGTCGAGCTCGTCCTGCCGGTCGACATCCTGGCCTCGACGGACTTCCCCGACCTCAAGGGCAAGACCCCGGCCGAGTACACCACCGTCGACGCGGACAAGATCCCCGCCGACAAGGAGGGTCTGGACATCGGTCCGAAGACCCGCGAGCTGTACGCCTCGAAGATCGCCGACGCGGCGACCGTCTTCTGGAACGGTCCCCTGGGCGTCTTCGAGCACCCCGACTACGCCGGAGGCACCCGCGCGATCGCGCAGGCCCTCGTCGACAGCGACGCGTTCACCGTCGTCGGCGGCGGCGACAGCGCCGCCGCCGTCCGTACGCTGGGCTTCGACGAGAACGCTTTCGGCCACATTTCCACCGGTGGCGGCGCCTCCCTCGAGTACCTCGAGGGCAAGACGCTCCCCGGCCTCGCCGCCCTGGAGGGCTGA
- the tpiA gene encoding triose-phosphate isomerase yields the protein MTTRTPLMAGNWKMNLNHLEAIAHVQKLAFALADKDYDAVEVAVLPPFVDLRSVQTLVDGDKLKIKYGAQDISAHDSGAYTGEISGPMLSKLKCAYVAVGHSERRQYHGESDEICNAKVKAAFKHGITPILCVGEGLDIRKDGRQVPYTLAQLDGGLKDVPAEQVESIVIAYEPVWAIGTGEVATPEDAQEVCGAIRGRLAELYSQELADKVRIQYGGSVKSGNIAAIMAQPDVDGALIGGAALDADEFVKIVRFRDQ from the coding sequence ATGACCACCCGCACCCCGCTCATGGCGGGCAACTGGAAGATGAACCTCAACCACCTCGAGGCCATCGCCCACGTCCAGAAGCTCGCCTTCGCGCTCGCCGACAAGGACTACGACGCCGTCGAGGTCGCGGTCCTGCCGCCCTTCGTCGACCTGCGCTCCGTCCAGACCCTGGTCGACGGCGACAAGCTGAAGATCAAGTACGGCGCCCAGGACATCTCGGCGCACGACTCCGGCGCCTACACCGGCGAGATCTCCGGCCCGATGCTGTCGAAGCTGAAGTGCGCGTACGTGGCCGTCGGCCACAGCGAGCGCCGCCAGTACCACGGCGAGAGCGACGAGATCTGCAACGCCAAGGTCAAGGCCGCCTTCAAGCACGGGATCACCCCGATCCTGTGCGTCGGCGAGGGCCTGGACATCCGCAAGGACGGCCGGCAGGTCCCGTACACGCTCGCCCAGCTCGACGGCGGACTGAAGGACGTCCCGGCCGAGCAGGTCGAGTCCATCGTGATCGCCTACGAGCCCGTCTGGGCCATCGGGACCGGCGAGGTCGCCACCCCCGAGGACGCCCAGGAGGTCTGCGGGGCCATCCGCGGCCGTCTCGCGGAGCTGTACTCGCAGGAGCTGGCCGACAAGGTCCGCATCCAGTACGGCGGCTCCGTGAAGTCCGGGAACATCGCGGCGATCATGGCCCAGCCCGACGTCGACGGCGCCCTGATCGGCGGCGCGGCGCTCGACGCGGACGAGTTCGTCAAGATCGTCCGCTTCCGCGACCAGTGA
- the secG gene encoding preprotein translocase subunit SecG, with protein MGFSIALIVFSALLMLLVLMHKGKGGGLSDMFGGGMQSSVGGSSVAERNLDRITVVVGLLWFACIVALGLLMKSSS; from the coding sequence ATGGGGTTCTCGATCGCCCTGATCGTCTTCAGCGCCCTGCTGATGCTGCTCGTGCTGATGCACAAGGGCAAGGGCGGCGGCCTCTCCGACATGTTCGGCGGCGGTATGCAGTCGTCGGTCGGCGGTTCCTCCGTCGCGGAGCGGAACCTGGACCGCATCACCGTCGTGGTGGGTCTGCTCTGGTTCGCGTGCATCGTCGCGCTCGGCCTGCTGATGAAGTCGAGCAGCTGA
- a CDS encoding RNA polymerase-binding protein RbpA, whose protein sequence is MASGNAIRGSRVGAGPMGEAERGESAPRLRISFWCSNGHETQPSFASDAQVPDTWDCPRCGFPAGQDRDNPPAPPRTEPYKTHLAYVRERRSDADGEAILAEALAKLRGEI, encoded by the coding sequence GTGGCAAGTGGCAACGCGATCCGTGGTAGCCGGGTCGGAGCGGGGCCGATGGGTGAGGCAGAGCGCGGCGAGTCCGCGCCCCGCCTGCGCATCTCCTTCTGGTGCTCGAACGGGCACGAGACGCAGCCGAGCTTCGCCAGCGACGCGCAGGTGCCGGACACCTGGGACTGCCCGCGCTGCGGGTTCCCGGCCGGCCAGGACCGGGACAACCCGCCCGCGCCGCCGCGCACCGAGCCGTACAAGACGCACCTGGCGTACGTGCGCGAACGGCGCTCGGACGCCGACGGCGAGGCGATCCTCGCCGAGGCGCTCGCCAAGCTCCGGGGCGAGATCTGA
- the pgi gene encoding glucose-6-phosphate isomerase, with the protein MNAGSRTKLNRMPEWLALGKHREEFGQTHLRQLFGENPGRGSGYTLRVGDLYIDYSKHLVTDETLELLRELAAATGVAELREAMFRGEKINTTEDRAVLHTALRAPADTVVEVDGEDVVPGVHEVLEKMAAFSEQIRSGAWTGFTGKRIRNVVNIGIGGSDLGPAMAYEALRAFADRGLTVRFVSNVDGADLHEAVRDLDPAETLFIIASKTFTTIETITNATSARGWLLAGLGGDQAAVARHFVALSTNAEKVTEFGIDPANMFGFWDWVGGRYSFDSAIGLSLMIAIGPGAFRDLLAGFRLMDQHFRTAPAEENAPLLMGLLGIWYGAFFDAQSHAVLPYSHYLSRFTAYLQQLDMESNGKSVDRDGNPVEWQTGPVVWGTPGTNGQHAYYQLIHQGTKVIPADFIGFAKPVAELEAAPAAQHDLLMANFFAQTQALAFGKTADEVRAEGAPESLVPHKTFHGNHPTTTILATELTPGVLGQLIALYEHKVFVQGAVWNIDSFDQWGVELGKVLAKRVEPALTEGADVPGLDASTQELVATYRKLRGRG; encoded by the coding sequence ATGAATGCAGGCAGCCGTACGAAGCTGAACCGGATGCCGGAGTGGCTGGCGCTCGGCAAGCACCGGGAGGAGTTCGGCCAGACGCATCTGCGGCAGCTGTTCGGGGAGAATCCCGGCCGTGGCTCCGGCTACACCCTGCGGGTCGGGGACCTGTACATCGACTACTCGAAGCACCTCGTCACCGACGAGACGCTGGAGCTGCTGCGCGAGCTGGCGGCGGCGACGGGCGTGGCCGAGCTGCGCGAGGCCATGTTCCGCGGCGAGAAGATCAACACGACCGAGGACCGGGCGGTCCTGCACACCGCGCTGCGCGCGCCCGCGGACACCGTCGTCGAGGTGGACGGCGAGGACGTCGTCCCCGGCGTGCACGAGGTCCTGGAGAAGATGGCGGCCTTCTCCGAGCAGATCAGGTCGGGGGCCTGGACCGGCTTCACCGGCAAGCGCATCAGGAACGTCGTCAACATCGGCATCGGCGGCTCCGACCTGGGCCCCGCGATGGCCTACGAGGCCCTGCGGGCCTTCGCCGACCGCGGCCTGACCGTGCGCTTCGTGTCCAACGTCGACGGCGCGGACCTGCACGAGGCCGTGCGCGACCTGGACCCCGCCGAGACGCTGTTCATCATCGCCTCCAAGACCTTCACCACCATCGAGACCATCACCAACGCCACCTCGGCGCGCGGCTGGCTGCTCGCGGGACTGGGCGGCGACCAGGCCGCCGTGGCACGGCACTTCGTGGCGCTGTCGACCAACGCGGAGAAGGTCACCGAGTTCGGCATCGACCCGGCCAACATGTTCGGGTTCTGGGACTGGGTCGGCGGGCGCTACTCCTTCGACTCCGCCATCGGGCTCTCCCTGATGATCGCGATCGGTCCGGGCGCCTTCCGGGACCTGCTGGCCGGCTTCCGCCTGATGGACCAGCACTTCCGCACGGCGCCCGCCGAGGAGAACGCCCCGCTCCTGATGGGCCTGTTGGGGATCTGGTACGGAGCCTTCTTCGACGCCCAGTCGCACGCGGTGCTCCCGTACAGCCACTACCTCTCGCGCTTCACCGCGTACTTGCAGCAGCTGGACATGGAGTCCAACGGCAAGTCCGTGGACCGCGACGGCAATCCGGTGGAGTGGCAGACCGGCCCGGTGGTCTGGGGCACGCCCGGCACCAACGGCCAGCACGCCTACTACCAGCTGATCCACCAGGGCACGAAGGTGATCCCCGCGGACTTCATCGGCTTCGCCAAGCCGGTGGCCGAGCTGGAGGCGGCCCCCGCGGCCCAGCACGACCTGCTGATGGCCAACTTCTTCGCGCAGACCCAGGCCCTGGCCTTCGGCAAGACGGCCGACGAGGTCCGCGCGGAAGGGGCGCCGGAGTCGCTGGTCCCGCACAAGACCTTCCACGGCAACCACCCGACGACCACCATCCTGGCCACGGAGCTCACCCCCGGGGTGCTGGGCCAGCTGATCGCGCTGTACGAGCACAAGGTGTTCGTCCAGGGCGCGGTGTGGAACATCGACTCCTTCGACCAGTGGGGCGTCGAGCTCGGCAAGGTCCTCGCCAAGCGCGTCGAGCCGGCACTGACCGAGGGCGCGGACGTGCCCGGTCTGGACGCCTCCACGCAGGAGCTGGTCGCCACCTACCGGAAGCTGCGCGGACGCGGCTGA
- the pgl gene encoding 6-phosphogluconolactonase, whose product MTTPQVVVHRDKELMAQATAARLITKIVDAQAARGTASVVLTGGRNGNGLLAALATAPARDAIDWHRLDLWWGDERYVPADDPERNHTQAREALLDSVPVDPARVHAMPASDGPYGADVDAAAAAYAAELARAAGPEDHGPVPRFDVLMLGVGPDTHVASLFPEHPAARETDRTVVGVHGAPKPPPTRISLTLPAIRAAREVWLLAAGEDKAGAVSIALGGAGGVQAPAAEAYGRSRTLWLLDRAAAAKLPSGMYPPASS is encoded by the coding sequence ATGACGACTCCTCAGGTCGTCGTCCACCGGGACAAGGAACTCATGGCCCAGGCCACCGCGGCCCGGCTCATCACGAAGATCGTGGACGCCCAGGCGGCCCGGGGCACCGCGTCCGTGGTCCTCACCGGAGGACGCAACGGCAACGGCCTCCTCGCCGCGCTGGCCACCGCCCCGGCCCGCGACGCGATCGACTGGCACCGGCTCGACCTGTGGTGGGGCGACGAGCGGTACGTGCCCGCCGACGACCCCGAGCGCAACCACACCCAGGCCCGTGAGGCCCTCCTGGACTCCGTTCCGGTCGACCCCGCCCGCGTGCACGCCATGCCGGCCTCGGACGGCCCGTACGGCGCCGACGTGGACGCGGCGGCCGCCGCGTACGCGGCCGAGCTGGCACGGGCGGCCGGTCCGGAGGACCACGGTCCGGTCCCCCGCTTCGACGTGCTGATGCTGGGCGTCGGCCCGGACACGCACGTGGCCTCGCTCTTCCCCGAGCACCCCGCGGCCCGGGAGACCGACCGCACGGTGGTCGGCGTGCACGGCGCGCCCAAGCCCCCGCCCACCCGGATCTCGCTGACCCTCCCGGCCATCCGGGCGGCCCGCGAGGTCTGGCTGCTGGCGGCCGGCGAGGACAAGGCCGGAGCGGTCTCCATCGCCCTCGGCGGCGCCGGCGGCGTGCAGGCGCCGGCCGCGGAGGCGTACGGGCGCTCGCGCACCCTGTGGCTCCTGGACCGGGCGGCGGCGGCCAAGCTGCCGTCCGGCATGTACCCTCCGGCCTCCTCCTGA